In a single window of the Bos taurus isolate L1 Dominette 01449 registration number 42190680 breed Hereford chromosome 23, ARS-UCD2.0, whole genome shotgun sequence genome:
- the MRPS18B gene encoding small ribosomal subunit protein mS40 (The RefSeq protein has 3 substitutions compared to this genomic sequence) has protein sequence MAASVLNVLLRRLPYFSPFRGAYGVQVPLQTLCTKAPPEDDSLPPIHVSPYEDEPWKYLDSEEYHNRNGSRPVWADYRRNHKGGIPPQRTRKMCIRGNKVAGNPCPICRDQKLHVDFRNVKLLKQFVCAHTGIIFHAPYTGVCMKQHKKLTQAIQKARDHGLLSYHIPQVEPRDLDFSTSHGAVSATPPAPTLVSGDPWYPWYSWKQPPERELSRLRRLYQGHLREESGPPPESMPKVPLTAPNEATSTEQAGPQSAL, from the exons ATGGCTGCCTCCGTATTGAACGTGTTGCTGAGGCGCCTTCCTTACTTTTCGCCCTTCAGAGGTGCCTACGGAGTTCAG GTTCCCCTCCAGACTCTTTGCACCAAAGCCCCCCCTGAGGATGATTCTTTGCCCCCAATTCCTGTTTCCCCTTATGAGGATGAACCCTGGAAATACCTGGACTCAGAAg AATACCACAACCGCTATGGTTCTCGCCCTGTCTGGGCTGACTACCGTCGAAACCACAAAGGTGGAATACCCCCACAGCGGACTCGAAAGATGTGTATT CGTGGAAATAAAGTTGCTGGGAACCCCTGCCCCATCTGCCGGGATCAGAAGCTGCATGTTGACTTTAGG AACGTGAAGCTCTTGAAACAGTTTGTCTGTGCCCACACAGGTATCATCTTCCATGCTCCATATACAG GGGTCTGTATGAAGCAACACAAGAAGTTGACCCAGGCTATCCAGAAAGCCAGGGATCATG GTCTCCTCAGTTACCACATTCCCCAGGTTGAACCTCGGGACCTTGACTTCAGTACCTCTCATGGAGCTGTGAGTGCTACTCCACCAGCCCCCACTCTGGTTTCTGGTGACCCCTGGTATCCATGGTACAGCTGGAAACAGCCACCAGAGAGAGAGCTGTCCCGCCTTCGCCGGCTCTACCAGGGCCATCTGCGAGAAGAAAGTGGCCCTCCACCTGAGTCAATGCCCAAGGTGCCACTCACGGCCCCCACTGAAGCCACCTCCACTGAGCAGGCGGGCCCCCAGAGTGCTCTGTAG
- the PPP1R10 gene encoding serine/threonine-protein phosphatase 1 regulatory subunit 10: MGSGPIDPKELLKGLDSFLNRDGEVKSVDGISKIFSLMKEARKMVSRCTYLNILLQTRSPEVLIKFIDVGGYKLLNNWLTYSKTTNNIPLLQQILLTLQHLPLTVDHLKQNNTAKLVKQLSKSSDDEELRKLASVLVSDWMAVIRSQSSTQPAEKDKKKRKEEGKSRTTPPERPVTEVKAETRAEEAPEKKREKPKSLRTTAPSHAKFRSTGLELETPSLVPVKKNASAVVVSDKYNLKPIPLKRQSSAAAPGDAAPPAEKKYKPLNTTPNATKEIKVKIIPPQPMEGLGFLDALNSAPVPGIKIKKKKKVLSPTAAKPSPFEGKTSTEPSVAKPSSPEPAPPETMDTERPGTPVPPVEVPELMDTASLEPGALDVKPVESPSDPSQLTRKGRKRKTVTWPEEGKLREYFYFELDETERVNVNKIKDFGEAAKREILSDRHAFETARRLSHDNMEEKVPWVCPRPLVLPSPLVTPGSNSQERYIQAEREKGILQELFLNKESPHEPDPEPYEPIPPKLIPLDEECSMDETPYVETLEPGGAGGSPDGAGGSKLPPVLANLMGSMGAGKSPQGPGGGGINVQEILTSIMGSPNSHPSEELLKQADYSDKIKQMLVPHGLLGPGPIANGFPPGGPGGPKGMQHFPPGPGGPMPGPHGGPGGPGGPVGPRLLGPPPPPRGGDPFWDGPGDPMRGGPMRGGPGPGPGPYHRGRGGRGGNEPPPPPPPFRGARGGRSGGGPPNGRGGPGGGMVGGGGHRPHEGPGGGMNSGSGHRPHEGPGSGMGGGHRPHEGPGGSMGGGHRPHEGPGGGMGGGSGHRPHEGPGGGMGAGGGHRPHEGPGHGGPHGHRPHDVPGHRGHDHRGPPPHEHRGHDGPGHGGGGHRGHDGGHSHGGDMSNRPVCRHFMMKGNCRYENNCAFYHPGVNGPPLP; encoded by the exons ATGGGTTCGGGTCCCATAGACCCCAAAGAGCTTCTCAAGGGCCTGGATAGTTTCCTTAACCGAGATGGGGAAGTCAAGAGTGTGGATGGGATTTCGAAAATCTTCAG CCTGATGAAGGAGGCACGAAAGATGGTGAGTCGGTGCACATACTTGAACATTCTCCTGCAGACCCGTTCACCGGAAGTACTGATCAA GTTTATTGACGTCGGTGGTTACAAGCTTCTTAACAATTGGCTGACGTATTCGAAGACGACCAACAACATTCCCCTCTTACAGCAAATTCTGCTGACCCTGCAGCACCTGCCCCTCACTGTTGACCATCTCAAGCAG AACAACACAGCCAAACTGGTGAAGCAGCTGAGCAAGTCGAGTGACGATGAAG AACTCCGGAAATTGGCCTCAGTCCTTGTCAGCGACTGGATGGCGGTCATCCGCTCCCAGAGCAGTACCCAGCCTGCTG agaaagataagaagaagcggaaagaagagggaaagagtCGAACCACCCCTCCTGAGCGACCGGTGACTGAGGTGAAGGCTGAGACTCGGGCTGAGGAGGCCCCcgaaaagaagagggagaagcCCAAGTCTCTCCGCACCACAGCGCCCAGTCACGCCAAGTTCCGCTCCACCG GACTAGAGCTGGAGACCCCGTCTCTGGTGCCCGTGAAGAAGAATGCCAGTGCAGTGGTGGTTTCTGACAAGTACAACCTTAAACCCATCCCCCTCAAGCGTCAGAG ttctgcagcTGCCCCAGGAGATGCTGCCCCGCCAGCAGAGAAGAAATACAAACCACTCAACACAACACCCAACGCCACCAAAGAGATCAAAGTGAAGATCATTCCACCACAAC ctATGGAGGGCCTGGGCTTTCTGGATGCACTCAATTCAGCTCCTGTCCCAGGCATCAAaattaagaagaagaagaaggtgcTGTCACCCACAGCTGCCAAG CCAAGCCCATTTGAAGGAAAAACAAGCACAGAACCAAGCGTGGCCAAACCTTCTTCCCCAGAGCCAGCACCTCCTGAGACTATGGACACAGAACGTCCCGGGACCCCAGTTCCCCCTGTTGAAGTCCCAGAGCTCATGGATACTG CCTCTTTGGAGCCAGGAGCTTTGGATGTGAAGCCAGTGGAGAGTCCCAGTGATCCTAGCCAGCTGACCCGGAAAGGCAGGAAGAGGAAAACTGTGACGTGGCCGGAGGAGGGCAAGCTGAGAGAGTATTTCTATTTTGAACTGGATGAAACTGAGCGAG TAAACGTGAATAAGATCAAGGACTTTGGCGAAGCAGCTAAGCGAGAGATACTGTCAGACCGACACGCATTTGAGACTGCCCGGCGTCTGAGCCATGACAACATGGAGGAGAAGGTGCCCTGGGTGTGCCCCCGGCCCCTGGTGCTGCCCTCGCCCCTCGTCACCCCTGGAAGCAACAGCCAGGAGCGGTACATCCAGGCTGAGCGGGAGAAGGGGATCCTTCAGGAGCTCTTCCTGAACAAGGAAAG CCCTCATGAGCCGGATCCTGAGCCCTATGAGCCTATCCCTCCAAAGCTCATCCCCCTAGATGAG GAATGTTCCATGGATGAGACCCCATATGTTGAGACCCTGGAACCTGGGGGAGCCGGTGGGTCACCTGATGGAGCAGGTGGTTCCAAGTTGCCTCCCGTTCTGGCTAATCTTATGGGGAGCATGGGCGCCGGGAAGAGCCCGCAgggtcctggaggagggggcatcAACGTGCAGGAGATCCTCACCTCCATCATG GGTAGCCCCAACAGTCACCCCTCAGAAGAACTGCTGAAGCAAGCAGACTATTCAGACAAGATCAAGCAGATGCTGG TGCCACATGGACTCTTAGGCCCTGGTCCGATAGCCAATGGTTTCCCACCTGGAGGTCCTGGGGGCCCCAAGGGCATGCAGCACTTCCCCCCTGGACCTGGGGGGCCTATGCCAG GTCCCCATGGAGGCCCTGGGGGCCCTGGTGGGCCGGTGGGTCCACGTCTCCTGGGTCCTCCACCCCCGCCCCGGGGGGGTGACCCCTTCTGGGATGGCCCGGGTGACCCTATGCGGGGTGGCCCGATGCGGGGCGGGCCAGGACCTGGCCCTGGGCCATACCATAGAGGCCGCGGTGGCCGAGGAGGAAATgaacctccccctcctcctcctccattccGGGGGGCCAGAGGAGGTCGCTCTGGAGGCGGACCCCCAAATGGACGAGGGGGCCCTGGTGGGGGCATGGTTGGCGGCGGTGGACATCGTCCCCACGAAGGCCCTGGTGGTGGCATGAACAGTGGCAGCGGACATCGTCCCCATGAAGGCCCTGGCAGTGGCATGGGTGGTGGGCATCGCCCCCACGAAGGCCCTGGTGGTAGCATGGGTGGGGGGCACCGCCCCCACGAAGGCCCCGGCGGTGGTATGGGTGGAGGCAGTGGACATCGCCCCCATGAAGGCCCTGGTGGAGGAATGGGTGCTGGTGGTGGCCATCGGCCCCATGAAGGCCCTGGACACGGGGGACCCCATGGCCACCGGCCTCATGATGTCCCTGGTCACCGAGGCCACGACCACCGAGGGCCACCCCCTCACGAGCACCGTGGCCATGATGGCCCTGGCCATGGAGGAGGGGGCCACCGAGGGCATGATGGCGGCCACAGCCACGGAGGAG ACATGTCGAACCGCCCCGTGTGTCGGCATTTCATGATGAAGGGCAACTGCCGCTACGAGAACAACTGTGCCTTCTACCACCCGGGCGTCAACGGGCCGCCCCTGCCCTAg
- the ABCF1 gene encoding ATP-binding cassette sub-family F member 1, whose translation MPKGPKQQPPEPEWIGDGETTSPTDKVVKKGKKDKKTKKTFFEELAVEDKQAGEEEKVLKEKEQQQQQQQQQQQQKKKRDTRKGRRKKDVDDDGEEKELMERLKKLSVPASDEEDEVPAPVPRGGKKTKGGNVFAALIQDQSEDEEEEEEKHPPKPAKPEKNRINKAVSQEQQPGLKGKKTKEEKSKGKAKPQNKFAALESEEEEEDEEEVTKEKEPPKQGKEKAKKAEQGSEEGEEEEEEGESKADDPYAHLSKKEKKKLKKQMEYERQVASLKAANAAENDFSVSQAEVSSRQAMLENASDIKLEKFSISAHGKELFVNADLYIVAGRRYGLVGPNGKGKTTLLKHIANRALSIPPNIDVLLCEQEVVADETPAVQAVLRADTKRLKLLEEERRLQGQLEQGDDTAAERLEKVYEELRATGAAAAEAKARRILAGLGFDPEMQNRPTQKFSGGWRMRVSLARALFMEPTLLMLDEPTNHLDLNAVIWLNNYLQGWRKTLLIVSHDQGFLDDVCTDIIHLDAQRLHYYRGNYMTFKKMYQQKQKELLKQYEKQEKKLKELKAGGKSTKQAEKQTKEALTRKQQKCRRKNQDEESQEAPELLKRPKEYTVRFTFPDPPPLSPPVLGLHGVTFGYEGQKPLFKNLDFGIDMDSRICIVGPNGVGKSTLLLLLTGKLTPTRGEMRKNHRLKIGFFNQQYAEQLRMEETPTEYLQRGFNLPYQDARKCLGRFGLESHAHTIQICKLSGGQKARVVFAELACREPDVLILDEPTNNLDIESIDALGEAINEYKGAVIVVSHDARLITETNCQLWVVEEQSVSQIDGDFEDYKREVLEALGEVMVSRPRE comes from the exons ATGCCGAAGGGGCCCAAGCAGCAGCCGCCGGAGCCCGAGTGGATCGGGGACGGAGAGACCACGAGCCCCACAG ACAAAGTggtgaagaaagggaagaaggacaaGAAGACCAAAAAGACG TTCTTCGAGGAGCTGGCAGTAGAAGACAAACAGGCTGGGGAAGAAGAGAAAGTGCTCAAGGAGAaggagcagcaacagcagcagcagcagcagcagcagcag CAAAAAAAGAAGCGAGACACCCGAAAAGGGAGGCGGAAAAAGGATGTGGATGATGATGGAGAGGAGAAGGAGCTCATGGAACGTCTTAAGAAGCTGTCAGTACCAGCCAGCGATGAGGAGGACGAGG TACCTGCCCCAGTACCCCGAGGAGGGAAGAAAACCAAG GGTGGTAATGTTTTTGCGGCCCTGATTCAGGATCAGAGTGaagatgaggaggaagaggaggaaaaacatCCTCCTAAGCCGGCCAAGCCAGAGAAGAATCGGATCAATAAG GCTGTATCTCAGGAACAACAGCCAGGGTTGAAGGGCAAAAAGACAAAGGAGGAGAAGTCAAAGGGGAAGGCCAAG CCTCAAAATAAATTTGCTGCTCTGGAgagtgaagaggaggaggaggatgaagaggaagtaacaaaagaaaaggaaCCGCCCaagcaagggaaggagaaggcCAAGAAGGCAGAGCAG GGctcagaggaaggagaagaggaggaggaagaaggggagtCCAAAGCTGATGACCCCTATGCTCACCTTagcaagaaggagaagaagaaactCAAGAAACAA aTGGAGTATGAGCGCCAGGTGGCTTCGTTAAAAGCAGCCAATGCTGCTGAAAATGACTTCTCTGTGTCACAAGCAGAGGTGTCTTCCCGCCAGGCCATGCTAGAAAATGCCTCTGACATCAAG CTGGAGAAGTTCAGCATCTCGGCCCACGGCAAGGAGCTGTTCGTCAATGCAGACCTGTACATCGTCGCCGGCCGCCGCTACGGGCTGGTGGGACCCAATGG CAAGGGCAAGACCACTCTCCTCAAGCACATCGCCAACCGAGCCCTGAGCATCCCTCCCAACATCGACGTGCTGCTGTGCGAGCAGG AGGTGGTAGCTGACGAGACGCCAGCCGTGCAGGCTGTCCTTCGAGCGGACACCAAGCGCTTGAAGCTGCTGGAAGAGGAGCGGCGGCTTCAGGGACAGCTGGAGCAGGGCGACGACACGGCTGCTGAGAGGCTCGAGAAG gtGTACGAGGAATTGCGGGCCACCGGGGCGGCAGCTGCAGAGGCCAAAGCCCGCCGGATCCTGGCTGGCCTGGGCTTTGACCCTGAGATGCAAAATCGACCCACACAGAAGTTCTCGGGGGGCTGGCGCATGCGTGTCTCCTTGGCCAG GGCACTGTTCATGGAGCCCACGCTGCTGATGTTGGACGAGCCCACCAACCACCTGGACCTCAACGCTGTCATCTGGCTCAACAA CTACCTCCAGGGCTGGCGGAAGACGCTGCTTATCGTCTCCCACGACCAGGGCTTCCTGGATGACGTGTGTACTGACATCATCCATCTTGACGCCCAGCGGCTTCACTACTACAGGGGCAATTACA TGACCTTCAAGAAGATGTACCAGCAAAAGCAGAAGGAACTGCTGAAGCAATATGAGAAGCAGGAGAAAAAGCTGAAGGAGCTAAAGGCGGGTGGCAAGTCCACTAAGCAGGCG GAGAAGCAAACCAAGGAAGCCTTGACTCGAAAGCAGCAGAAGTGCCGGCGGAAAAACCAGGATGAGGAGTCGCAGGAGGCCCCCGAGCTGCTGAAGCGCCCCAAGGAGTACACCGTGCGCTTCACGTTCCCCGACCCGCCGCCGCTCAGCCCTCCGGTGCTGGGCCTGCACG GTGTGACCTTTGGCTATGAGGGGCAGAAACCACTCTTTAAGAATCTGGATTTTGGCATTGACATGGACTCAAGGA TCTGCATCGTGGGCCCTAACGGCGTGGGGAAGagcaccctgctgctgctgctgacagGCAAGCTGACGCCG ACTCGGGGTGAAATGAGGAAGAACCACCGGCTG AAAATTGGCTTCTTCAACCAGCAGTATGCAGAGCAGCTGCGCATGGAGGAGACGCCCACCGAGTACCTGCAGCGGGGCTTCAACCTGCCCTACCAGGATGCGCGAAAGTGTCTGGGCCGCTTCGGCCTGGAGAGCCACGCCCACACCATCCAGATCTGCAAGCTCTCTG GTGGACAGAAAGCCCGAGTTGTGTTTGCAGAGCTGGCCTGTCGGGAGCCCGATGTCCTCATCTTG GACGAGCCCACCAATAACCTGGACATCGAGTCTATCGACGCTCTAGGGGAGGCCATCAACGAATACAAGGGTG CTGTGATCGTCGTCAGCCACGATGCCCGACTCATCACAGAAACCAACTGCCAGCTGTGGGTGGTGGAGGAGCAGAGTGTTAGCCAGATTGACGGTGACTTCGAAGACTACAAGCGGGAGGTGTTGGAGGCCCTGGGAGAAGTCATGGTCAGCCGGCCCCGAGAGTGA